From Gimesia panareensis, the proteins below share one genomic window:
- a CDS encoding DUF6610 family protein: MEILKFVAHSKKAIGIALKYGWHPAARYTNMRDVKTFKFNSIGFLDIDWKNYNFKRHVEIAAKLKPKLTIARDVECIFHLDEIIKEAECLLNYSDHVAIVPKDPKLNGRLNELIPSEFLLAYSVPTKYGGTKVTVESFDRPVHLLGGRPDVQRRLADTLKVFSIDCNRFTFDAKFGDYFDGDTFRPHPDGGYENCLKASIKNINPRFPIWISLKPLQAWTFFDCNHCGPPCLKQSDFSPLLLCLCC; encoded by the coding sequence ATGGAAATTCTCAAATTTGTCGCTCACAGTAAAAAAGCGATTGGTATAGCACTAAAATATGGGTGGCACCCAGCTGCGCGTTATACAAACATGCGCGATGTAAAAACATTTAAATTTAATTCAATTGGTTTCTTAGACATTGATTGGAAGAACTATAATTTTAAACGCCATGTGGAAATAGCAGCCAAGCTGAAGCCCAAATTAACCATTGCCAGGGATGTTGAATGCATTTTTCATCTTGATGAGATCATAAAGGAAGCGGAGTGCTTACTTAATTATTCTGATCACGTTGCTATTGTACCAAAAGACCCTAAACTCAATGGTCGCTTAAACGAGTTAATACCAAGTGAGTTTCTTTTGGCATATAGTGTTCCCACAAAATATGGCGGAACTAAAGTGACCGTTGAAAGTTTTGATAGACCCGTGCATCTGCTGGGCGGTCGGCCTGATGTTCAAAGACGCTTGGCAGATACTCTTAAAGTATTTTCGATTGATTGTAATCGATTTACATTCGATGCAAAATTTGGTGATTACTTCGATGGGGATACTTTTCGGCCTCATCCAGACGGTGGATATGAAAATTGTTTAAAAGCTTCGATTAAAAATATTAATCCGAGATTTCCCATATGGATCAGCCTGAAACCACTCCAGGCATGGACTTTCTTTGATTGTAACCACTGCGGTCCCCCGTGTCTAAAACAAAGTGATTTTTCGCCACTTTTGTTGTGCCTCTGTTGTTGA
- a CDS encoding IS1380 family transposase, translating to MGDSQNQDLRVSFDSRLKLKFCGSQVTTDAGLLAYRELDAALGLTEMGGDVLSDSRPGRNKQHQLVPLLRQSIYSRLAGYEDVNDAERLCVDPVLRHVVGGRASQPDKQAASSSEVGRFETQILSTQRNLTALMKLSGRWINNLHRRRPLKELILDLDSSVSETYGRQQGAAYNGHFACLCYHPLFLFNQHGDLEYAMLRRGNKASAKYWRKVLLPVIERYRHLDIPKFFRGDAAFAIPALYRVLEKADYRYAIRLKANAVLEREISHLLTRPVGRPSHKPKVCYHSFQYQAKSWQRSRRVVAKVEWHAGELFPRVGFIVTNLNQHSKNVVKFYNGRGTAEQWIKEGKNAVRWTKLSCRTFKDNQARLQLFALAYNLGNFLRRLALPKPIQNWSLTTLREKLVKVGAKVTRHAKYVFFQLAEVAVPRRLFAAILDRIARLAIPPPVTHDVKRKYIK from the coding sequence ATGGGTGACAGCCAAAACCAGGATTTACGGGTCAGTTTTGACAGCCGATTGAAGCTGAAGTTCTGCGGCAGTCAGGTCACCACCGATGCGGGACTACTGGCCTATCGGGAACTGGATGCAGCGCTCGGTCTGACGGAAATGGGCGGAGATGTGCTGAGCGATTCACGCCCGGGCCGCAACAAGCAGCACCAACTCGTGCCGCTGTTGCGTCAGTCGATCTACAGCCGACTGGCAGGCTACGAAGATGTCAATGACGCTGAGCGCTTGTGTGTGGACCCGGTGCTACGCCACGTGGTTGGCGGAAGGGCGAGTCAGCCGGATAAACAAGCGGCGTCAAGCAGCGAGGTGGGCCGTTTCGAGACGCAGATACTCAGCACGCAGCGCAATCTCACGGCACTGATGAAGCTCTCCGGACGCTGGATCAACAACCTCCACCGGCGGCGACCGCTCAAAGAACTCATCCTGGATCTGGACAGCTCGGTCAGTGAGACCTACGGCCGGCAACAGGGCGCGGCCTACAACGGCCACTTTGCATGCCTCTGTTACCATCCGCTGTTTCTGTTCAACCAGCATGGTGATCTGGAGTACGCGATGCTGCGGCGTGGCAACAAGGCCAGCGCGAAATACTGGCGGAAGGTGCTACTGCCGGTGATCGAACGGTATCGGCATTTGGACATTCCGAAGTTCTTCCGCGGCGATGCGGCGTTCGCCATTCCAGCGCTGTATCGTGTGCTGGAGAAAGCAGACTATCGTTACGCCATTCGCCTCAAAGCCAACGCCGTATTGGAGCGGGAAATCTCGCATTTGCTCACCCGTCCGGTCGGACGGCCTTCCCACAAGCCCAAGGTCTGTTATCACAGCTTCCAATATCAAGCAAAATCATGGCAGCGATCGCGTCGCGTGGTGGCCAAAGTTGAGTGGCACGCAGGCGAACTGTTCCCGCGTGTTGGATTCATCGTGACCAACTTGAACCAGCACTCGAAGAACGTCGTGAAGTTCTACAACGGTCGGGGCACCGCCGAGCAGTGGATCAAGGAAGGCAAGAACGCCGTCAGATGGACGAAGCTCTCCTGCCGGACGTTCAAAGACAACCAAGCTCGGTTGCAACTGTTCGCCTTAGCTTATAACCTCGGCAATTTCCTGCGGCGGCTGGCCTTGCCCAAGCCTATACAGAACTGGTCGCTGACGACGCTGCGGGAGAAGCTGGTCAAGGTTGGGGCCAAGGTAACCCGGCATGCCAAGTACGTATTCTTTCAACTGGCCGAAGTGGCTGTGCCACGGAGATTGTTCGCCGCAATTCTTGATCGGATTGCACGACTGGCAATTCCGCCGCCGGTCACGCATGACGTGAAGCGGAAGTATATCAAATAG
- a CDS encoding type I restriction-modification system subunit M: MAKKKAAPKKTEKGFEESLWDSANRLRGSVESSEYKHVVLSLIFLKFVSDKFEERRAELIDEGKGDFTDQVAFYTMKNVFYLPETSRWSYIQQQAKQGDIALKIDSALSAVEKNNKSLKGALPDNYFSRLGLDSSKLAALIDAINKIDTVKDKEQDVVGRVYEYFLGKFAASEGKLGGEFYTPKCVVNLIAEMIEPFKGKIYDPCCGSGGMFVQSLKFVQSHHGNTKDISVYGQEYTATTYKLAKMNLAVRGINANLGDVPADSFFKDQHPDLKADYIMANPPFNMKDWRGADELADDPRWNGYETPPTGNANYAWILHMLSKLSQHGVAGFVLANGSMSTNTSGEGAIRQKLVENDLVDCMIALPGQLFYTTQIPVCLWFLARNKKADKKRDYRNRQGETLFIDARKLGTMISRTQKELTADDIANIARTYHAWRGEQKDGTYEDQPGFCKSATLEEIQKHDYVLTPGRYVGAAALEDDGIPFETKMTELTETLYEQMAESARLDKVIRKNLKGLGYGK, from the coding sequence ATGGCGAAGAAAAAAGCAGCCCCCAAAAAGACCGAAAAAGGCTTCGAAGAGTCCCTCTGGGATTCCGCGAACCGGCTGCGGGGCAGTGTGGAATCTTCGGAATACAAGCACGTCGTCCTCAGCCTGATCTTCCTCAAGTTCGTCTCCGACAAATTCGAGGAACGCCGGGCCGAGCTCATCGACGAAGGCAAAGGCGACTTCACCGACCAGGTTGCTTTCTACACGATGAAAAACGTCTTCTACCTGCCGGAGACCTCCCGCTGGAGCTATATCCAGCAGCAGGCCAAGCAGGGGGACATCGCCCTCAAGATCGACTCCGCCCTCTCCGCCGTCGAAAAGAACAACAAGTCGCTCAAAGGGGCGCTGCCCGATAACTACTTCTCCCGGCTCGGTCTCGACAGCAGCAAACTGGCCGCGCTGATCGACGCCATCAATAAGATCGACACCGTCAAAGACAAAGAGCAGGACGTCGTCGGCCGCGTTTACGAATATTTCCTCGGCAAATTCGCTGCTTCGGAAGGCAAGCTGGGGGGCGAATTCTACACGCCCAAGTGCGTCGTCAATCTGATCGCCGAGATGATCGAACCCTTCAAGGGGAAAATCTACGACCCCTGTTGCGGCTCGGGGGGCATGTTCGTGCAGTCGCTCAAGTTCGTGCAGAGCCATCACGGCAACACGAAGGACATCTCCGTCTACGGACAGGAATACACGGCGACCACGTATAAGCTGGCCAAAATGAACCTCGCCGTCCGCGGCATCAATGCCAACCTGGGCGACGTCCCCGCCGACAGTTTTTTCAAGGACCAGCACCCCGACCTCAAGGCCGACTACATCATGGCCAATCCCCCCTTCAACATGAAGGACTGGCGCGGTGCCGACGAACTGGCCGACGATCCCCGCTGGAACGGCTACGAAACCCCGCCCACCGGCAACGCGAACTACGCCTGGATTCTGCACATGCTCTCCAAGCTCTCGCAGCACGGCGTCGCCGGCTTCGTCCTGGCCAACGGTTCGATGTCCACCAACACCAGCGGCGAAGGGGCCATCCGCCAGAAACTGGTCGAGAACGACCTGGTCGACTGCATGATCGCGCTCCCCGGCCAGCTCTTCTACACCACGCAGATCCCCGTCTGCCTCTGGTTCCTGGCCCGCAATAAAAAGGCCGACAAGAAACGGGACTACCGCAACCGGCAGGGGGAGACCCTGTTCATCGACGCCCGCAAACTGGGGACGATGATCAGCCGCACGCAGAAGGAACTGACGGCCGACGACATCGCGAATATCGCCCGCACGTATCATGCCTGGCGGGGCGAACAGAAAGACGGCACCTACGAGGACCAGCCCGGCTTCTGCAAATCGGCCACGCTGGAAGAGATTCAAAAGCACGACTACGTCCTCACCCCGGGCCGCTACGTCGGCGCCGCCGCCCTGGAAGACGACGGCATCCCCTTCGAAACCAAGATGACCGAATTGACCGAGACCCTCTATGAGCAGATGGCCGAGTCCGCCCGGCTGGATAAAGTGATTCGCAAGAATCTGAAAGGGCTCGGTTATGGGAAGTGA
- a CDS encoding PVC-type heme-binding CxxCH protein, protein MISEGSTRICCLWWGGAVGYKKPLPAACEHSRPPALKREIIMKPLSLCMLLFASVLATSLEAADKGPADERPPQVKTLQPGVTLSLVAEQPQLATPTGVDVDEQGRIWVVATHTHFRPDDYVGPEHDEILVFSDLNQAGRAQKRQVFYNATDATMDLELGPDGWVYLAERDRILRIKDTNGDGKADVEENIAVLESEADYPHNGLEGLAWDNAGKLIFAIGENFAKEWTLTGTDGTKITGAGKGGIFRCTADGKQLKRIAEGFWNPFGICVRKDGEIFAAENDPGERPPCRVLHIVEGGDYGYERGYGSEAHHPFVAWNGELRGTLPMIHPSGEAPCGIAPLGRGLLVPSWGDHSVDFYPLTPKGASYTSKPMTIVKGGRYFRPSCIAADPKNNQKVMTWYLCDWVDGRYQAHGYGRVWKLEIDLGKADWVGPLELEPPTKEAKLAADLRSGHATQSLKELLKLAQNEDPFVARAALVAMSHKASEWTPTEVMKWSPAERVQAVLALKLAQAEPKTWIPVLLKDKNADVQFETIRWISDAGLKAFLPDVEKVLAQSDLDYQRFEAAIAAWNTLNGKALDGVRNPEMLLARVKDKQSAPQIRAYALRMLPTQSRSAPKEGKQVVTQFPKGLTLEMLEELLAVNDELLSLEAVRTLAGNPIASQKILAQLAADPKQDAVLRAEAIAGLAPLAEQQAGLLLKLAGDPKRVVREETLRGLRSIQLTDKQKAKLKEIADEFPDSKDAFQAALHPGALKTDRPALTETGAWLKAIDAVGGPADVESGRRLFHHARLTNCAHCHRHSGRGNVVGPDLSSLGDRQDRAWLLRSILEPSREMAPEYQPRTIVLTDGRTFTGIRLRSYVKETIRDAHGQNKTFDRDDVEAIVESPVSFMPQGLVHALTDRELRDLIAFLESNSRPQAQKTD, encoded by the coding sequence ATGATCAGTGAAGGAAGCACGAGGATCTGTTGCCTCTGGTGGGGCGGTGCGGTAGGTTATAAGAAGCCGCTGCCGGCTGCCTGCGAACATTCCCGCCCCCCTGCCCTCAAAAGAGAGATCATCATGAAACCGCTTTCGCTTTGTATGTTGTTATTCGCGTCTGTTCTGGCTACCAGCCTCGAAGCTGCGGACAAAGGTCCGGCGGATGAGCGTCCGCCGCAGGTGAAGACGCTGCAGCCGGGGGTGACGTTGTCGCTGGTGGCAGAGCAGCCTCAGCTGGCGACGCCGACCGGCGTGGATGTGGACGAACAGGGACGGATCTGGGTCGTGGCGACGCATACGCATTTTCGGCCTGACGATTATGTCGGTCCCGAGCACGATGAGATCCTCGTCTTTTCGGATCTGAACCAAGCGGGTCGGGCGCAGAAGCGGCAGGTGTTCTACAACGCGACCGACGCGACGATGGACCTGGAACTGGGGCCGGACGGCTGGGTGTACCTGGCGGAGCGGGATCGGATTCTGCGGATTAAGGATACCAACGGCGACGGGAAGGCGGACGTCGAAGAGAATATCGCGGTGCTCGAGAGTGAAGCCGACTATCCGCACAATGGTCTGGAAGGACTGGCGTGGGACAACGCGGGGAAGCTGATTTTTGCGATCGGGGAAAACTTCGCCAAGGAGTGGACGCTGACGGGAACCGACGGAACGAAGATTACCGGCGCGGGAAAAGGGGGCATCTTCCGTTGTACGGCTGACGGGAAACAGCTGAAGCGGATTGCGGAGGGATTCTGGAATCCGTTTGGCATCTGCGTGCGGAAGGATGGAGAGATCTTCGCTGCGGAGAACGATCCCGGGGAACGGCCGCCCTGTCGCGTGCTGCATATTGTGGAAGGGGGCGATTATGGTTACGAGCGGGGATATGGCTCGGAAGCACATCATCCGTTTGTCGCCTGGAATGGGGAACTGCGGGGGACGCTGCCGATGATTCATCCCTCGGGTGAAGCACCGTGCGGGATCGCGCCGCTGGGCCGGGGTCTGCTGGTCCCTTCGTGGGGCGATCACAGCGTCGACTTTTATCCGCTCACGCCGAAAGGAGCCAGTTATACTTCGAAGCCGATGACAATTGTGAAAGGGGGCCGTTATTTTCGTCCGAGTTGTATCGCAGCCGACCCTAAGAACAATCAGAAGGTGATGACCTGGTATCTGTGCGACTGGGTGGACGGGCGGTACCAGGCGCATGGTTACGGGCGGGTGTGGAAGCTGGAGATCGATCTGGGGAAAGCCGACTGGGTGGGTCCGCTGGAACTGGAACCGCCGACGAAAGAAGCGAAGCTGGCAGCGGATCTACGAAGCGGGCATGCGACACAGTCACTGAAGGAACTGCTGAAGCTGGCACAGAACGAGGATCCCTTTGTTGCACGGGCGGCACTGGTGGCGATGTCTCACAAAGCGTCTGAGTGGACGCCGACTGAAGTTATGAAGTGGTCGCCGGCGGAGCGGGTTCAGGCGGTGCTGGCGTTGAAACTGGCCCAGGCGGAGCCGAAAACGTGGATTCCCGTGCTGCTGAAGGACAAGAATGCGGACGTGCAGTTTGAGACGATTCGCTGGATTTCGGATGCGGGTTTGAAAGCGTTTCTGCCGGATGTTGAGAAGGTGCTGGCGCAGAGCGATCTGGATTATCAGCGGTTCGAAGCAGCGATTGCGGCGTGGAACACGTTGAACGGCAAGGCGCTCGACGGCGTGCGGAATCCGGAGATGCTGCTGGCCCGCGTGAAGGACAAACAGAGTGCCCCGCAGATCCGGGCGTATGCCTTACGGATGCTGCCGACACAGTCGCGTTCTGCTCCGAAAGAGGGGAAGCAGGTGGTGACGCAGTTTCCCAAGGGGCTGACGCTGGAGATGCTGGAAGAACTGCTGGCGGTCAACGATGAACTATTGTCGCTGGAAGCGGTGCGGACGCTGGCGGGGAATCCGATAGCGTCGCAGAAGATTCTGGCGCAGCTGGCGGCAGATCCGAAACAGGATGCGGTATTGCGGGCCGAGGCAATTGCGGGGCTGGCGCCCCTGGCGGAACAGCAGGCGGGGCTGTTGCTCAAACTGGCCGGTGATCCGAAGCGGGTGGTCCGCGAAGAGACGCTGCGGGGGCTGCGATCGATTCAGTTGACCGATAAACAGAAGGCGAAGCTGAAAGAGATCGCGGATGAGTTTCCCGATTCAAAAGATGCGTTCCAGGCGGCATTGCATCCGGGAGCCCTCAAGACGGACCGCCCTGCTCTGACGGAGACGGGGGCGTGGCTCAAGGCGATTGACGCGGTCGGGGGGCCGGCGGATGTAGAGAGTGGTAGGCGGTTGTTTCATCATGCCCGGTTGACGAACTGTGCTCATTGTCATCGTCACAGTGGTCGCGGGAATGTGGTGGGGCCGGATTTGAGCAGCCTGGGAGATCGGCAGGACCGGGCGTGGCTGCTGCGTTCGATTCTTGAACCGAGCCGGGAGATGGCTCCGGAATATCAGCCACGAACGATTGTGTTGACGGACGGGCGGACGTTTACGGGGATCCGGCTGCGGTCGTATGTGAAGGAGACGATCCGCGATGCCCACGGTCAGAACAAAACGTTTGACCGCGACGATGTGGAGGCGATTGTCGAGTCGCCGGTTTCGTTCATGCCCCAGGGTCTGGTGCATGCGTTGACGGATCGCGAGCTGCGGGATCTGATCGCGTTTCTGGAAAGTAATTCACGTCCACAGGCACAGAAAACAGATTGA
- a CDS encoding sigma-70 family RNA polymerase sigma factor, with protein sequence MAAGMEHQGSVTNWLDQLKRGEADSLQQQLWNRYFEQLVQLARSHLQKDLCRVEDEEDAVLSAFNSFFVRLKAGQFPNLNDRTSLWPLLVNITLCKTRNLYRRQSAQKRDIRRTVSGTSNEEEDNWLDQLAQESPSPELAVEAAEEANRLLAVLGKDSLRDVARLKLEGYTNAEIAAKVGVMERSVERRLVLIRQIWTEQTEAELN encoded by the coding sequence ATGGCAGCGGGCATGGAACATCAGGGATCTGTCACCAACTGGCTGGATCAGCTCAAACGGGGCGAAGCAGACAGCCTGCAGCAGCAGCTCTGGAATCGCTATTTTGAACAGCTGGTTCAGCTGGCCCGTTCCCATCTGCAGAAAGATCTGTGCCGGGTCGAGGATGAGGAAGATGCGGTCCTCAGCGCTTTTAACAGTTTTTTTGTGCGGCTCAAAGCCGGTCAGTTTCCTAATCTGAATGACCGGACCAGTCTCTGGCCGCTACTGGTGAATATCACACTCTGTAAAACCCGTAACCTGTATCGGCGCCAGAGTGCGCAAAAGCGGGATATCAGACGCACGGTTTCAGGTACTTCGAACGAGGAAGAAGACAACTGGCTGGATCAACTGGCCCAGGAATCTCCCAGTCCGGAACTGGCGGTCGAAGCCGCCGAGGAGGCCAATCGACTGCTGGCGGTACTGGGGAAAGACTCTCTGCGTGACGTCGCCCGCCTGAAGCTCGAAGGGTATACGAATGCAGAGATTGCAGCCAAAGTGGGAGTCATGGAACGCAGTGTGGAACGGCGCCTGGTTCTGATCCGCCAGATCTGGACCGAACAGACGGAAGCGGAACTGAACTGA